One Salvia splendens isolate huo1 chromosome 12, SspV2, whole genome shotgun sequence genomic window carries:
- the LOC121759650 gene encoding oxysterol-binding protein-related protein 2A-like isoform X1, with amino-acid sequence MRVKEMHPLCCITLESAGIGDASPEPALLRTGSAVNLTARGSEPNAGGSDVGTSTSVAGILYKWTNYGKGWRSRWFTLRDNGVLSYSKSRHPQSPPGSDVILIGAAARGVGKHGKSAGIVHLKISSFRESKSDDRRFYIFTATKTLHLRTSSKKERVAWIEALNSTRSLFSLRPQADNTPLLTRELSVSTERLKLRLLEEGVSEGVVNDCEQIVLSEFSGVQGQFQLLCEERSNLLDTLRQLEAANIEAEASGINDGEYQLMKHEYRNLAQRKYSEWSTTESSDDVEKQELDEASDEEEVHFFDTNEYFSEHTSCSGSKNVDQMDGGMSLGNQTNDVCKADGMENVSNPKYPKVERRKKLPDPVEKEKGVSLWSMIKDNIGKDLTRVCLPVYFNEPISSLQKCFEDLEYSYLLDQAYKHGKSGNSLMRILNVAAFAISGYASSEGRHCKPFNPLLGETYEADYPEKGIRFFSEKVSHHPTLIACHCEGKGWRFWCDTNVKSKFWGRSIQVDPVGTLNLEFDDGEIFQWSKVTTSIYNLILGNIYCDHHGTMHIQGNRQYSCKLKFKEQSILDRNPHQVNGFVENTAGKKVAQLFGKWDDSMYFVNGEGTDNAKDRSEASLLWKRNKPPPNLTRYNLTSFAITLNELTPGLKEKLPPTDSRLRPDQRHLENGEFDKANEEKLRLETRQRMSRKMQEHGWKPRWFERVGEGPFRYIGGYWEAREQGMWNGCPNVFGEITEDIINSLEPS; translated from the exons ATGCGGGTGAAGGAGATGCACCCGCTCTGCTGCATAACGCTGGAGAGCGCCGGGATCGGCGACGCCTCGCCGGAGCCGGCTCTCCTGAGGACCGGCTCCGCGGTCAATCTCACCGCCCGCGGATCTGAGCCCAATGCCGGAGGATCTGACGTCGGCACCAGCACCAGCGTCGCCGGGATCCTCTACAAGTGGACTAACTACGGCAAAGGCTGGCGATCCAGGTGGTTCACATTGCGAGACAACGGCGTCCTCTCCTACTCCAAGTCGCGCCACCCCCAATCGCCGCCGGGATCCGACGTCATCCTCATCGGCGCCGCCGCGAGGGGAGTTGGAAAGCACGGCAAATCCGCCGGCATTGTCCATTTAAAG ATCTCGTCCTTTCGAGAGAGCAAGTCAGATGACCGGCGATTTTACATATTTACGGCTACAAAGACTCTTCATTTGCGGACAAGTTCCAAGAAAGAGAGAGTGGCTTGGATAGAGGCTTTGAATTCCACAAGaagtcttttctctcttagACCGCAGGCTGACAACACCCCTCTCTTAACTAGAGAACTGTCGGTGTCAACTGAAAGGCTGAAGCTGCGTTTGCTGGAGGAGGGTGTTAGTGAGGGGGTTGTCAACGACTGTGAGCAGATTGTGCTATCTGAATTCTCTGGCGTACAAGGACAGTTTCAACTTCTCTGCGAGGAGCGCTCCAATTTACTGGATACACTGAGACAATTGGAG GCTGCAAATATTGAAGCTGAAGCCTCTGGGATTAATGATGGTGAATATCAATTGATGAAGCACGAGTACAGAAATCTGGCGCAGCGAAAATATAGTG AGTGGAGCACTACAGAATCTTCAGATGATGTTGAAAAGCAAGAGCTTGATGAAGCATCGGACGAGGAGGAAGTTCACTTCTTTGACACAAATGAATATTTTTCTGAGCATACATCGTGTTCTGGATCAAAAAATGTAGATCAGATGGATGGTGGCATGAGTTTGGGAAATCAAACTAATGATGTGTGCAAGGCAGATGGAATGGAGAATGTAAGTAATCCTAAATATCCAAAAGTTGAGAGACGGAAGAAGTTACCGGATCCAGTTGAGAAGGAGAAAGGTGTTAGTCTATGGTCTATGATTAAGGACAACATTGGCAAAGATTTGACACGGGTTTGCCTGCCTGTATATTTTAACGAACCAATATCGTCTCTGCAAAAATGTTTTGAGGATCTGGAGTACTCTTATCTTTTGGATCAGGCATATAAACACGGGAAATCG GGAAATAGTCTTATGAGGATTTTGAATGTTGCTGCTTTTGCTATATCGGGATATGCTTCATCAGAAGGCCGTCACTGTAAACCCTTTAATCCTCTACTTGGTGAAACTTATGAAGCTGATTATCCAGAGAAAGGAATTCGCTTCTTCTCTGAAAAG gtcAGCCACCACCCTACACTCATTGCTTGTCACTGTGAGGGCAAAGGTTGGAGATTCTGGTGTGACACAAACgttaaatcaaaattttgggGTAGATCAATTCAAGTTGATCCTGTTGGAACTCTTAATTTAGAATTCGATGATGGGGAGATTTTCCAGTGGAGCAAG GTCACAACTAGCATCTACAATCTGATTCTTGGCAAtatctactgtgaccaccatgGAACAATGCATATCCAAGGTAATCGCCAATATTCATGCAAACTCAAGTTCAAGGAGCAGTCTATTCTTGACCGCAATCCTCACCAG GTTAATGGGTTTGTTGAAAATACCGCGGGGAAAAAAGTGGCTCAATTATTTGGAAAGTGGGATGATAGCATGTATTTTGTAAATGGTGAAGGAACTGACAATGCAAAAGATAGGTCTGAGGCATCTTTGTTGTGGAAGAGAAATAAGCCTCCCCCAAACCTCACTCGCTATAACCTAACTTCTTTCGCTATTACACTGAACGAATTGACACCGGGACTGAAG GAGAAGCTCCCTCCTACAGATTCAAGGCTCAGACCAGACCAAAGGCATCTGGAAAATGGGGAATTTGACAAGGCAAATGAGGAAAAGCTTCGTTTGGAAACGCGACAAAGAATG TCGAGGAAAATGCAAGAACATGGTTGGAAACCAAGATGGTTCGAAAGAGTTGGAGAAGGACCTTTCCGCTACATTGGCGGATACTGGGAAGCCCGGGAACAAGGGATGTGGAACGGATGCCCAAATGTTTTCGGCGAGATAACTGAAGACATAATAAATTCCTTGGAGCCTTCTTAA
- the LOC121759650 gene encoding oxysterol-binding protein-related protein 2A-like isoform X2 encodes MRVKEMHPLCCITLESAGIGDASPEPALLRTGSAVNLTARGSEPNAGGSDVGTSTSVAGILYKWTNYGKGWRSRWFTLRDNGVLSYSKSRHPQSPPGSDVILIGAAARGVGKHGKSAGIVHLKISSFRESKSDDRRFYIFTATKTLHLRTSSKKERVAWIEALNSTRSLFSLRPQADNTPLLTRELSVSTERLKLRLLEEGVSEGVVNDCEQIVLSEFSGVQGQFQLLCEERSNLLDTLRQLEAANIEAEASGINDGEYQLMKHEYRNLAQRKYSEWSTTESSDDVEKQELDEASDEEEVHFFDTNEYFSEHTSCSGSKNVDQMDGGMSLGNQTNDVCKADGMENVSNPKYPKVERRKKLPDPVEKEKGVSLWSMIKDNIGKDLTRVCLPVYFNEPISSLQKCFEDLEYSYLLDQAYKHGKSGNSLMRILNVAAFAISGYASSEGRHCKPFNPLLGETYEADYPEKGIRFFSEKVSHHPTLIACHCEGKGWRFWCDTNVKSKFWGRSIQVDPVGTLNLEFDDGEIFQWSKVTTSIYNLILGNIYCDHHGTMHIQGNRQYSCKLKFKEQSILDRNPHQVNGFVENTAGKKVAQLFGKWDDSMYFVNGEGTDNAKDRSEASLLWKRNKPPPNLTRYNLTSFAITLNELTPGLKCLMTDEGEAPSYRFKAQTRPKASGKWGI; translated from the exons ATGCGGGTGAAGGAGATGCACCCGCTCTGCTGCATAACGCTGGAGAGCGCCGGGATCGGCGACGCCTCGCCGGAGCCGGCTCTCCTGAGGACCGGCTCCGCGGTCAATCTCACCGCCCGCGGATCTGAGCCCAATGCCGGAGGATCTGACGTCGGCACCAGCACCAGCGTCGCCGGGATCCTCTACAAGTGGACTAACTACGGCAAAGGCTGGCGATCCAGGTGGTTCACATTGCGAGACAACGGCGTCCTCTCCTACTCCAAGTCGCGCCACCCCCAATCGCCGCCGGGATCCGACGTCATCCTCATCGGCGCCGCCGCGAGGGGAGTTGGAAAGCACGGCAAATCCGCCGGCATTGTCCATTTAAAG ATCTCGTCCTTTCGAGAGAGCAAGTCAGATGACCGGCGATTTTACATATTTACGGCTACAAAGACTCTTCATTTGCGGACAAGTTCCAAGAAAGAGAGAGTGGCTTGGATAGAGGCTTTGAATTCCACAAGaagtcttttctctcttagACCGCAGGCTGACAACACCCCTCTCTTAACTAGAGAACTGTCGGTGTCAACTGAAAGGCTGAAGCTGCGTTTGCTGGAGGAGGGTGTTAGTGAGGGGGTTGTCAACGACTGTGAGCAGATTGTGCTATCTGAATTCTCTGGCGTACAAGGACAGTTTCAACTTCTCTGCGAGGAGCGCTCCAATTTACTGGATACACTGAGACAATTGGAG GCTGCAAATATTGAAGCTGAAGCCTCTGGGATTAATGATGGTGAATATCAATTGATGAAGCACGAGTACAGAAATCTGGCGCAGCGAAAATATAGTG AGTGGAGCACTACAGAATCTTCAGATGATGTTGAAAAGCAAGAGCTTGATGAAGCATCGGACGAGGAGGAAGTTCACTTCTTTGACACAAATGAATATTTTTCTGAGCATACATCGTGTTCTGGATCAAAAAATGTAGATCAGATGGATGGTGGCATGAGTTTGGGAAATCAAACTAATGATGTGTGCAAGGCAGATGGAATGGAGAATGTAAGTAATCCTAAATATCCAAAAGTTGAGAGACGGAAGAAGTTACCGGATCCAGTTGAGAAGGAGAAAGGTGTTAGTCTATGGTCTATGATTAAGGACAACATTGGCAAAGATTTGACACGGGTTTGCCTGCCTGTATATTTTAACGAACCAATATCGTCTCTGCAAAAATGTTTTGAGGATCTGGAGTACTCTTATCTTTTGGATCAGGCATATAAACACGGGAAATCG GGAAATAGTCTTATGAGGATTTTGAATGTTGCTGCTTTTGCTATATCGGGATATGCTTCATCAGAAGGCCGTCACTGTAAACCCTTTAATCCTCTACTTGGTGAAACTTATGAAGCTGATTATCCAGAGAAAGGAATTCGCTTCTTCTCTGAAAAG gtcAGCCACCACCCTACACTCATTGCTTGTCACTGTGAGGGCAAAGGTTGGAGATTCTGGTGTGACACAAACgttaaatcaaaattttgggGTAGATCAATTCAAGTTGATCCTGTTGGAACTCTTAATTTAGAATTCGATGATGGGGAGATTTTCCAGTGGAGCAAG GTCACAACTAGCATCTACAATCTGATTCTTGGCAAtatctactgtgaccaccatgGAACAATGCATATCCAAGGTAATCGCCAATATTCATGCAAACTCAAGTTCAAGGAGCAGTCTATTCTTGACCGCAATCCTCACCAG GTTAATGGGTTTGTTGAAAATACCGCGGGGAAAAAAGTGGCTCAATTATTTGGAAAGTGGGATGATAGCATGTATTTTGTAAATGGTGAAGGAACTGACAATGCAAAAGATAGGTCTGAGGCATCTTTGTTGTGGAAGAGAAATAAGCCTCCCCCAAACCTCACTCGCTATAACCTAACTTCTTTCGCTATTACACTGAACGAATTGACACCGGGACTGAAG TGTTTGATGACGGATGAAGGAGAAGCTCCCTCCTACAGATTCAAGGCTCAGACCAGACCAAAGGCATCTGGAAAATGGGGAATTTGA